The sequence TGGGCGCACCAGATATTGAACATCAAATGGACCAGCATGAAAATCCAGGCGCTGTTGCGCAGAAATTCCACCAGTGTCAGAAAAAGGAAGGCCTGGTTCCCCGGCAGATAACTGAATGTATGAACCAGTCCCCAGACAACATTGATCATCAGGACAAAGGCTAGCCATTTCTGGGTCGAGGAGAGCCTGTTGCGGCTGGTGATCAGCAGAATGGCGGCCAGCACCAGGTATGCCCCTGTTGCCATGGCATATGTATAGATTCCTATATCGCTGAAGACGCCTTCCATTGGTAAATCACCTTACCCCATCCGGCCACAATACTACACGTACGGTCTGAATCAGAATAAGGAAATCGAGAAACACGGAATAATTCTTGATGTAATAGAGGTCATATTCCAGCTTCTTGCGGGAATCCTCTTCCGACGCCCCATAGGGATAATTCAGTTGAGCCCATCCGGTGATGCCGGGTTTTACCCTGTGACGCTCATGGTAATAAGGGATCTTCTCACCCAGCTGCTCGACAAAAAACGGCCGTTCAGGACGGGGACCGACAAAACTCATGTCGCCTTTGAGCACATTGAAGATCTGCGGGATCTCGTCGATCCGGGTGGTCCGGATCACCCGCCCCACCGTCGTCACCCGGGCATCATTCTTTTTGGCCCACTGCGGCACGCCGTCTGCTTCAGCATCCACCGTCATGCTGCGGAATTTCATCACCGCGAAGGTTTTGCCGCCAAGGCCAACCCGTTCCTGGCGGTAAAATACCGGTCCATGGCTTGTGGCCTTCACCAGCAAGGCCGTCAGGATCAAAACAGGAAGTGTCAGAATGAGCAGCAGCAGGCTGGCGGAAACATCAAACAGACGCTTGATAAACAGGTCTGCGCTATTGCCACCGCCAAAGCCGTCGGAAAAAATCATCCAGCTGGGATTCACGCTGTCCAGATTCACCGTGCCGGATTGCTGTTCGATAAATGATGTGGAATCCGTCACGGCGCAGCCCGCCATGCGACAATCCAGAAGATCATCAAGTGGCAGCGTTCCGCGCCGTTCCTGAATGGCAACCACGATTTCCTGGACATGATTTTCCGTCACATAGTCCTTCAGACTTCCGACGGTCTCATAGCGGGCCGCCTCCGCCACATCCGTTTCCTGATCAGCCATTTTCAGGAAATTGGCAAACCGGACATGGGATCCGTGGCCAAGACCGCTGTTGCGCACGCGGCTGGCCCGTTCTCCGGCCCCCAGCACAAGAACATTCTTCTTGAACTGCTGCATATCCACCACATGCAGGAAAATATAGCGGATCACCAGAAGCCCCAGTCCGGAAAAGGACAGGGCGTAGAGAACCACACTACGCCACAGGGCGATGTCGGGAACCATGTAAAGAATGACGGAAATGGTCAGCAACGCGATGAACATACTGACCACCAGCCTGAGCAGGGAAACCCGGAAATCCCGGCAGGCTTCCAGCTGGTACATGCCGGTCGCCAGCATCACCACATAAACCGTTACCACGAAGGCGCTGATCTCGGCAACATAGTCCGTGATCTTAAAATCATACATCCCGATCTGGGTAAACCGAATGGTCATGCCGGCCCACACCGCCGCCAGCAGCAGTAAACATTCGATTATCCCTAAATACAACAGCGGCTTAGGAATATAGTGCCTGAAAATCCTTATCATTCGCTTTTACTTTTTCTTTCCAGCCTGACTTTTTATCCGGTTAATTTTTCTGACCCTGGCCGGTTTTTCTTTTGTCCGTCAGCAGTATAAATTTCTCAAACCATAATAGGGATATATGAAAAAAAGATTGCCAAATCCTTATCTAAACCTTTACGGATGAAGGAATTAACTGATTTTTCTGCATTTTTCCTTTAGGAAAATTTGCCCCTAATCGCGATACAGACATATATGGACATCTATATTTTCAGATCCGACAGATCCTTGCGAACAGACCGGTTGTTTCTGGCAGACTGCGTGGAATAGCCCACACGACCGGCGAATACGACCTGGGGGGTTTTGTCTCCGGCAATATCCCGGAGTGCCTCAACCAGTTTTCCTGTTTTTTCCGCGAAAGGTTTCTGCCCGGCGGCCAGCTCTTTGCCCTCAAGAAGCCGGCTGGCAAAGCAAAGCGGGGCGAGCGAAGGCTGCATAACCAGTCCGAGCTCCGTCGCCCGCAACCAGAAGCGCTGCAACTTTTCGCCTGCTTTCAGGAAATCCTCGATGGCCCGGTCTTTCTCCTCGGCCCAGCTGAGCACGAAATGGGCGCTGCAGAACCAGCCCGGGACCAGGTCCATCTGCACACGGGCCAGCATGGTTCCGCCCAGGTATTTATTCATGAAGTCCATGCGGCCCCAGTCGGCCATCGCCTGTTTCATCATGGTCAGCGACATTTTGTCGATTCCCAGGGCCGATGCCG comes from Emcibacter nanhaiensis and encodes:
- a CDS encoding TIGR03013 family XrtA/PEP-CTERM system glycosyltransferase — protein: MIRIFRHYIPKPLLYLGIIECLLLLAAVWAGMTIRFTQIGMYDFKITDYVAEISAFVVTVYVVMLATGMYQLEACRDFRVSLLRLVVSMFIALLTISVILYMVPDIALWRSVVLYALSFSGLGLLVIRYIFLHVVDMQQFKKNVLVLGAGERASRVRNSGLGHGSHVRFANFLKMADQETDVAEAARYETVGSLKDYVTENHVQEIVVAIQERRGTLPLDDLLDCRMAGCAVTDSTSFIEQQSGTVNLDSVNPSWMIFSDGFGGGNSADLFIKRLFDVSASLLLLILTLPVLILTALLVKATSHGPVFYRQERVGLGGKTFAVMKFRSMTVDAEADGVPQWAKKNDARVTTVGRVIRTTRIDEIPQIFNVLKGDMSFVGPRPERPFFVEQLGEKIPYYHERHRVKPGITGWAQLNYPYGASEEDSRKKLEYDLYYIKNYSVFLDFLILIQTVRVVLWPDGVR